One Planctomycetia bacterium DNA window includes the following coding sequences:
- the purM gene encoding phosphoribosylformylglycinamidine cyclo-ligase, with amino-acid sequence MAGATYSSAGVDLDLYREGMARLPAHMRRTHCPRVLGAEGGFAALFHLDLKGLFARGYEDPLLVSCTDGVGTKLKVAVQAGIHHTVGIDLVGMSVNDALCTGAEPLFFLDYVALSHDDPDLLEQIVRGIADACVECGCSLVGGETAILPDVYQRGEYDLAGFCVGVVERSRLVDGRAIAPGDVALGIASSGLHSNGFSLARKAVFEIGGLACADRVEACGGRTVAEILLEPTRLYARPIKALLDAFGAAGQVHGIAHITGGGLVENLARIVPDGVQVVLQRGAWPVPAVFPWIQGLGSIAADEMDRVFNMGVGMVVVVAPAVAAEAQRLLADAGHESWPIGSVRDAPGDAARVHLR; translated from the coding sequence GTGGCGGGAGCGACCTATTCGAGCGCGGGGGTGGACCTCGACTTGTACCGTGAGGGAATGGCCCGGCTGCCGGCCCACATGCGCCGCACGCACTGCCCCCGGGTGCTGGGGGCCGAGGGGGGCTTCGCCGCGCTGTTTCACCTCGACCTCAAGGGCCTGTTCGCGCGGGGCTACGAGGATCCGCTGCTCGTCTCCTGCACCGACGGCGTGGGGACCAAACTCAAGGTCGCCGTGCAGGCCGGCATCCACCACACCGTGGGCATCGACCTCGTGGGGATGAGCGTCAACGACGCCCTGTGCACCGGGGCGGAGCCGCTCTTTTTCCTCGACTACGTCGCCCTGTCGCACGACGATCCCGACCTCCTCGAGCAGATCGTCCGCGGCATCGCTGACGCCTGCGTCGAGTGCGGCTGCAGCCTCGTGGGGGGCGAGACGGCGATCCTGCCCGACGTCTACCAGCGCGGGGAGTACGACCTCGCCGGGTTCTGCGTCGGCGTCGTCGAGCGCAGCCGGCTCGTCGACGGCCGGGCGATCGCCCCCGGCGACGTGGCGCTGGGAATCGCCTCCAGCGGCCTGCACTCCAACGGCTTCAGCCTGGCCCGCAAGGCCGTCTTCGAGATCGGCGGCCTCGCCTGCGCGGACCGGGTCGAGGCCTGCGGCGGCCGGACCGTGGCCGAGATCCTCCTCGAGCCGACCCGGCTGTATGCCCGGCCGATCAAGGCCCTGCTCGACGCGTTCGGCGCCGCGGGGCAGGTGCACGGTATCGCCCACATCACCGGCGGCGGGCTGGTCGAGAACCTCGCCCGCATCGTGCCGGACGGTGTGCAGGTCGTCCTCCAACGGGGCGCGTGGCCGGTGCCTGCGGTGTTTCCCTGGATCCAGGGGCTGGGATCGATCGCGGCCGACGAGATGGACCGGGTCTTCAACATGGGCGTCGGCATGGTGGTGGTCGTCGCACCGGCCGTCGCCGCGGAGGCGCAGCGACTGCTCGCCGACGCCGGTCACGAGTCGTGGCCGATCGGCAGCGTGCGCGACGCTCCCGGCGACGCGGCACGCGTGCACCTGCGCTGA